One window from the genome of Mucilaginibacter ginsenosidivorans encodes:
- a CDS encoding thymidine kinase, which translates to MLYTEDVFRRRSELGGSIEVICGSMFSGKTEELIRRLRRAQIARLSVEIFKPRTDTRFDETAVVSHNANYIQSTPVENSSSILLLGSDVQVVGIDEAQFFDDELPNVCNILANRGVRVIVAGLDMDFKGKPFGPMPQLMTIAESVTKVHAVCVRCGNPALYSYRLVADEATVLLGEKESYEPRCRACYNLPA; encoded by the coding sequence ATGCTGTACACCGAGGATGTTTTTAGGCGAAGAAGTGAACTGGGCGGCAGCATCGAGGTTATTTGCGGGTCGATGTTCTCGGGGAAGACCGAGGAGCTGATACGTCGCCTGCGTCGCGCGCAAATAGCCCGGCTGTCGGTAGAAATATTTAAACCGCGCACTGATACCCGCTTTGACGAAACGGCTGTAGTATCGCATAACGCCAATTACATCCAGTCGACCCCGGTTGAAAATTCTTCATCCATTTTACTGCTTGGCAGCGACGTGCAGGTGGTGGGTATTGACGAGGCCCAGTTTTTTGACGATGAGTTGCCGAATGTTTGCAATATACTGGCAAACAGGGGTGTGCGTGTGATTGTGGCGGGCCTCGACATGGATTTCAAAGGAAAGCCTTTTGGCCCTATGCCACAACTGATGACTATCGCTGAGTCGGTGACTAAAGTACATGCCGTGTGCGTTCGCTGCGGTAACCCTGCCCTTTATTCCTACCGCCTCGTAGCCGATGAGGCAACAGTTTTGTTAGGCGAAAAGGAAAGCTACGAGCCCCGCTGCCGTGCTTGTTATAACCTTCCGGCGTAG